The Undibacterium cyanobacteriorum genomic sequence GCTTGATAACGTCATCAATACAGAAAGAAAGACATTATGAAATCTCCTGATAAAAAACCTTGGGTCATGATCACAGGTGGAACGCGTGGCATAGGCAAAGGTTTGGTCGAGGCTTTTTGCGCAGCACAGTATGAAGTTGTGTTCACCTATCAGAGTTCGACCGCCAGTGCTGAAGCGCTTGAAAAATCTTTGCAGGAAAAAGGGTATATTGCGAAAGCTTACTGCTGCGACGGTGCTGATCAAGCCGCAATGCAAGCCTTGGCAAAGGCCCTGATTGATGAACGTGGTGCCCCGTATGCCCTCGTCAATAATATGGGAATTACCCGTGACACTGTCTTGATGCGCATGAGTGGAGAACAGTGGAGTGAGGTCATCAACACGAATTTGAATTCAGTCTTTTACGCGACCCGTTCGTTTATCGACTCGATGCTCAGCGAAGGCGATGGCGTCGTTTTGCAAATGTCTTCGGTTTCAGGTTTTAAGGGCAATATTGGACAGAGTAATTATGCCGCGAGTAAGGCGGCAATGATTGGTATGACACGCGCTCTCGCACTCGAACTCGGACGTTTCAATATTCGCGTAAATGCGATCGCACCAGGTTATATCGCAACCGAAATGGTGTCTGAAATTCCAGAAAAGAAATTGAAAACGATTGTCGATACGATTCCCTTGCGACGTATGGGAACGGTTGAGGAGGTTGCTTCCTTAGCGACCTTCTTGGCATGCCCGAAAAATGCTTACATCACGGGCCAGACTTTTGTGATTGATGGTGGCCTGACAGCTTAGTTCGCTAC encodes the following:
- the fabG gene encoding 3-oxoacyl-ACP reductase FabG; its protein translation is MKSPDKKPWVMITGGTRGIGKGLVEAFCAAQYEVVFTYQSSTASAEALEKSLQEKGYIAKAYCCDGADQAAMQALAKALIDERGAPYALVNNMGITRDTVLMRMSGEQWSEVINTNLNSVFYATRSFIDSMLSEGDGVVLQMSSVSGFKGNIGQSNYAASKAAMIGMTRALALELGRFNIRVNAIAPGYIATEMVSEIPEKKLKTIVDTIPLRRMGTVEEVASLATFLACPKNAYITGQTFVIDGGLTA